One genomic region from Croceicoccus sp. YJ47 encodes:
- the rpsS gene encoding 30S ribosomal protein S19: MARSVWKGPFVDLHLLKKAEAAQDGATRGAIKTWSRRSTILPQFVGLTFSVYNGHKFIPVSVSEDMVGHKLGEFAPTRSFPGHAADKKGKR, encoded by the coding sequence ATGGCACGTTCCGTCTGGAAAGGCCCCTTCGTCGATCTTCACCTTCTCAAGAAGGCCGAGGCTGCGCAGGACGGCGCAACCCGGGGTGCGATCAAGACCTGGTCGCGTCGTTCGACGATCCTGCCGCAGTTCGTCGGTCTGACGTTCAGCGTCTATAACGGCCACAAGTTTATTCCCGTGTCCGTCAGTGAGGACATGGTTGGGCACAAGCTCGGTGAATTCGCGCCCACGCGCAGCTTCCCGGGCCACGCCGCTGACAAGAAGGG